A region of the Chryseobacterium gotjawalense genome:
TTACGTTTCCTTTGGCTTCGTAAAACTTCTTTTTTTCATTGAATTTCGCATATTTTGCCGAAATTTTTCCCGGGACATCCGGTTTCTTTTTATCATAAAAAAGAATATTAATTCCCTTTCTGGCAACAATATAAGGCGAGTCGATATACTCGAATTTTTCAATGAGCGGTGCAGTGGCGCGCAATTTTATCATCCCGGAATCCCGCTGGACAATATTGGCATTATTGATAATCTGAGACGGGAAATTATTATTTCTGTTTTTATTAATTTTCGCAAGATCTTCTTCACAAGATATTAAAGCAAAAAATATAGCACAACTTAAAAAGCCGGCTATATTTTTATAAAGTATTTCTTTAATGAAATTCATTTTTTAATCATAAAGTCGTTTGTTAAACCACTTATCAGCAAAATTAATTCCTATTTTCAAATTAACAAAATTCTGACGGATCAAATTATTATCAAGCGTTCCTCTTTTTCCTATTTCAAGTCCTAAATCGATACCGCTCATTCTGCTCGCGCTTTTATTTTCGAAAGGCAGGCTCATTCCACCGGTAACCGCAAATTGATTGATATTGGTTCCGTTGATTGCTAAATTCCCTTTTTCGTAATACGCTCCGTATCGGTAGGTAACACGGGAGAAATAATTTCTGAAGTTATTGTAGTTGGGCAAATACCAACCTCCGGCAGAAATTTTATAAGAATTTTCGTTCACAAAAGGTTTCCCCAAAAACTGAATGGTTTCGCCGTTTTTATAATCCAACTGAGTTCCTACAAACCATTTGGCATCTCTGCCGTAACCAGCTCCAAATGAGAATTCCATAGGAATCAGGTTTTTGTCTTCGCTGAATTTCTCCTCAATAATGCTTTCGTTATTTTTGATTTTTCCGGGCGTGTAAAAATAGGTGCTGTTGACATATCGGGTTTCCATCTGACCGGTATTTCCGAAAGTGTAAGTTGCTCCTAAAGTTAACTTTCTATCGGTCTGAAATTTTTTCTGATAAGCGGTTCCCAAAGTAAAATTAAAGGTTTTAACTTTATTTTTTGTTTCGTAGCCGTTGATCAGTTCAGCATCAGAAGTAGTCAACTCATTAATATCATATAAATTACCAAAGAAGAAATTAGATCGAAGACCCATTGCAAACTCTGGTGTAATCTGATAACCCAAAGCTGCTTGGACCGTATTCAGCGTTCCTTCACCATGGTAAAGACTCATCTGGCTGTTTCCGGAATCCAAAACTTCTTTATTTAAAATAGTGTATTCTTTTGAACTGTAAGGCTGATAACCCAATCCAAATTTCACTTTATTAGAAATTGGGAAGGCAATCGTTAAATTAGATAAATAAGATGAATGCTTGGTGGCGCTCATGTTATTGTAATTGGATTTGAAGAAGTTATTTTGATTACTTCCTTCAATTTTCAAAGTGGTTAGTTCTAAATTTTTATTGGCTGCCGGATTGCTGAAATTAAAATTGTTGTTAAAATCCCAAATATATGCAGTAGAAATGCCACCCATCGAACTGATATCAGTTGTATTATCGTATTTTACATCACCGATTCCAAAGGCAGCATATGGAGAATTACCAATCGTTTGTGCATTAAGTAAAAAACCTGCCGCAATCAATGGTAATACAAAAAATCTTTTCATTCTCTATTTTTAAAAATAATGCGCAAATATCTTAAATAATACTGAACTGTGAAAGTAAGTTTGGTTAAAGTTTGTTAAGCTTATCACATGGGTATCTAATTTAAACATTTCTCAAAATCACTT
Encoded here:
- the lptC gene encoding LPS export ABC transporter periplasmic protein LptC, which translates into the protein MNFIKEILYKNIAGFLSCAIFFALISCEEDLAKINKNRNNNFPSQIINNANIVQRDSGMIKLRATAPLIEKFEYIDSPYIVARKGINILFYDKKKPDVPGKISAKYAKFNEKKKFYEAKGNVKIISNENQMFAMQSVYWDQVKKIIYTKDTVFVTDKDGSTLVGANGMRAKDDFSEYTFYNNSGDINAQKIPEKSR